The Azospirillum baldaniorum genome segment GGCCACGGAGACCATCACCGCCCTGCTCGACCGTCTGGTCGAAACCATCAACGGCAACCCGCCGCCCTGGCTGCGCAAGGCCCTGAACGCCGGCCAGCCGCAGGAGCTGGCCTTCGACGAGGAGGATTGAGAGCATGACCGACACCACCGTGGCCGCCGGGAGCGATCTCGCCGAGGCCTTTCTGAAGACCCTGGTCATGCTGTTCCGCGCCGAAGACAGCTACGGCGCCTGGGAAGGCAAAAGCGACGAGACGATCCTCGCCCCCTTCATCCTCGACAAGGAGGCCCGCGCCGCCATCCCGATCATGGGCGACCCGGACCCCGACACGCTGTGGCGGCTGGAGCTGTTCTACAAGGCCGTCGGCATCACGGTCGAGAAGCAGACCGGCCACATCGCCTCCCCCATCATGAAGATGAGCCACGAGGGCTTCGGCCGCATGGTGCTGACCACGGGCCGGCTGGTCGTGGTGTCGAAGCATCTGCGCGACGTCCACCGTTTCGGCTTCCCGTCGCTGGAAAAGCTGGCCGCCGATGGCGCGAAAGTCGTGGAAGAGGCCGTGGCGCTGATCCGCAAATATCCCGACGTCGCCGATCTGTGAGGATTCCGCCATGTTCGACATCGACGCCCTGAAGGACGAGGTCAAGAAGCTCAACGCCCGCGCGACCCAGAAGAAGATGGACCTGCACGACCTGTCGGAGGAGCTGCCGCAGAATTGGCAGTCCATCCTCCAGGTCGCCCAGGAAACCTACGACGCCTACAAGACCCTGACCGAGAAGCGCGCCGCGCTGAAGGCGCTGGAGA includes the following:
- a CDS encoding CCE_0567 family metalloprotein encodes the protein MFDIDALKDEVKKLNARATQKKMDLHDLSEELPQNWQSILQVAQETYDAYKTLTEKRAALKALETASA
- a CDS encoding NifX-associated nitrogen fixation protein: MTDTTVAAGSDLAEAFLKTLVMLFRAEDSYGAWEGKSDETILAPFILDKEARAAIPIMGDPDPDTLWRLELFYKAVGITVEKQTGHIASPIMKMSHEGFGRMVLTTGRLVVVSKHLRDVHRFGFPSLEKLAADGAKVVEEAVALIRKYPDVADL